From the Solanum lycopersicum chromosome 10, SLM_r2.1 genome, one window contains:
- the LOC138339003 gene encoding uncharacterized protein gives MKEAFPSNGEREVASALLLLSAISSSPLPISDCITDNSHKVALSNSNSKSKSKVSSILTTVDCSFMENRSQSRHMKMIATFCDQSMKLKVVRQELLHFNCRKMSSGKPASATTSPTTFCRSAVVSASSSTCELGNSP, from the exons ATGAAAGAAGCATTTCCCAGTAATGGTGAACGTGAAGTTGCTTCTGCTCTCCTCCTTCTCTCAGCCATATCTTCATCTCCTCTACCAAT AAGCGACTGCATAACCGATAATTCACACAAGGTAGCTCTGAGTAATTCAAATTCGAAAAGCAAATCCAAAGTTTCCTCGATTTTGACCACTGTTGATTGCTCGTTCATGGAGAATCGATCACAATCACGTCACATGAAGATGATTGCCACTTTTTGTGATCAGTCAATGAAGCTTAAG GTTGTTAGACAAGAGCTTCTTCATTTCAATTGCCGGAAAATGAGCTCAGGCAAGCCAGCATCGGCTACCACTTCTCCGACAACATTTTGTAGGTCCGCCGTGGTTTCAGCTTCATCTTCGACTTGTGAGTTG GGAAATTCACCATGA